The proteins below come from a single Cytobacillus luteolus genomic window:
- a CDS encoding acyl-CoA dehydrogenase, which produces MNFDLTTEQKLILRTIREFADAEVAPEAESRDREKRFPKEIFTQLSELGMMGLPFPEEYGGAGADTVSFAIVVEELSRACGSTGITYSAHISLGGAPIHMFGTEEQKQKYLTPICTGESFGAFGLTEPNAGSDAGGTQTEAIEDGTDFVINGNKCFITNASYANHLALTAITGRDGDKKEISAIIVPTDAKGFSIIDNYEKMGLHSSNTTELVLEDVRVPQENLLGARGEGFKQFLKTLDGGRIGIGAMGVGIAQAAYEKALAYAKERRQFGRSLSNFQAIQFKLADMAMKIELARTMVYKAAWLKDQGRPFGKEAAMCKLYASEICMEVTSQAIQIHGGYGYMREYQVERFMRDAKLLEIGEGTSEVQRMVIARSLGC; this is translated from the coding sequence ATGAACTTTGATTTAACAACAGAACAAAAGCTAATTTTGCGCACAATTCGTGAGTTTGCTGATGCAGAAGTTGCTCCTGAAGCAGAGTCACGTGATAGAGAAAAAAGGTTTCCTAAGGAAATATTCACCCAATTATCTGAGTTAGGAATGATGGGATTACCGTTTCCAGAGGAATATGGTGGAGCGGGTGCAGATACAGTCAGCTTTGCAATTGTTGTTGAGGAGCTAAGCAGAGCTTGTGGATCCACAGGTATCACCTATTCAGCACATATTTCACTAGGTGGAGCACCTATTCATATGTTTGGTACAGAAGAACAAAAGCAAAAGTATTTAACTCCAATTTGTACGGGTGAATCTTTTGGTGCTTTTGGACTTACTGAACCCAATGCTGGGTCTGACGCTGGTGGCACACAAACAGAAGCAATAGAAGATGGAACTGATTTTGTGATAAACGGTAATAAATGTTTTATTACAAACGCAAGTTATGCAAATCATTTAGCATTGACAGCGATCACTGGTCGTGATGGTGATAAAAAAGAAATTAGTGCGATTATTGTTCCAACCGATGCTAAAGGTTTTTCAATCATCGATAATTATGAAAAGATGGGACTCCACTCCTCCAATACAACTGAACTTGTTTTAGAGGATGTAAGAGTTCCACAAGAGAACCTTTTAGGTGCTCGAGGAGAAGGATTTAAACAGTTCCTTAAAACTCTCGATGGAGGAAGAATAGGTATCGGTGCAATGGGTGTGGGTATTGCTCAGGCAGCGTATGAAAAAGCACTAGCCTATGCAAAAGAAAGAAGACAATTTGGTCGTTCTCTTTCAAATTTCCAAGCGATTCAATTTAAATTAGCAGATATGGCAATGAAAATTGAGCTAGCTCGTACTATGGTTTATAAAGCTGCATGGTTAAAGGACCAAGGCAGACCATTCGGTAAAGAAGCTGCAATGTGTAAGCTATATGCGTCTGAAATTTGTATGGAGGTTACAAGTCAAGCTATACAAATTCATGGTGGATACGGCTACATGAGAGAATATCAAGTTGAGAGATTTATGCGTGATGCAAAACTTCTTGAAATAGGAGAAGGCACGTCCGAAGTTCAACGAATGGTAATCGCTCGTTCCCTAGGCTGCTAG